In Halopseudomonas nanhaiensis, a single window of DNA contains:
- a CDS encoding polysaccharide biosynthesis protein, whose product MNEFQGKTLLITGGTGSFGNAVLKRFLQSELGEIRVFSRDEKKQDDMRKIYSHPKLKFYLGDVRDYPGILNATRGVDYIFHAAALKQVPSCEFHPMEAVKTNVIGTENVLEAAIQNQVKRVVCLSTDKAVYPINAMGISKAMMEKVMVAKSRHADDAKTVICGTRYGNVMASRGSVIPLFIEQIRAGKPLTLTDPNMTRFMMTLSDAVDLVLHAFEHGTNGDIFVQKAPAATVETLARALVELLDKPEHPIQVIGTRHGEKLYEALLSREEMAAAEEAGQYFRVPPDLRDLNYAKYVEQGEEKISRSEDYNSHNTERLDVEGMKRLLLRLEFMRAIQRGEYATPEE is encoded by the coding sequence GTGAACGAATTTCAAGGTAAGACTCTTCTGATCACCGGCGGCACTGGCTCCTTCGGTAATGCCGTGCTCAAACGGTTTCTTCAGTCCGAGTTGGGCGAGATCCGAGTTTTTAGCCGCGATGAAAAGAAGCAGGACGACATGCGGAAGATCTACAGTCATCCCAAGCTGAAGTTTTACCTGGGGGACGTCAGAGATTATCCGGGCATTCTGAATGCGACACGCGGGGTGGATTACATATTTCATGCAGCCGCCCTAAAGCAGGTTCCGTCGTGTGAGTTCCATCCGATGGAAGCGGTCAAGACCAACGTGATCGGTACTGAAAACGTGCTGGAAGCGGCGATCCAGAATCAGGTCAAGCGCGTGGTGTGCTTGAGTACCGATAAAGCGGTGTACCCGATCAACGCAATGGGTATTTCCAAGGCGATGATGGAAAAGGTCATGGTTGCCAAGTCGCGCCACGCAGATGATGCCAAGACGGTCATCTGTGGCACTCGTTACGGCAACGTGATGGCATCCCGTGGCTCTGTCATTCCCCTATTCATCGAGCAGATCAGAGCGGGCAAGCCGCTGACCTTGACCGATCCGAACATGACTCGCTTCATGATGACGCTCTCCGACGCGGTCGACCTGGTCCTGCATGCCTTCGAGCACGGCACCAACGGCGATATCTTCGTGCAGAAAGCACCCGCTGCAACCGTGGAAACCCTGGCGCGCGCGCTGGTTGAACTGCTCGACAAACCGGAACACCCGATTCAGGTAATCGGAACGCGTCATGGTGAAAAGCTGTACGAAGCACTGCTCAGCCGCGAAGAAATGGCCGCCGCTGAAGAGGCAGGTCAGTACTTCCGGGTGCCCCCGGACCTGCGCGACCTGAACTACGCGAAGTATGTCGAACAGGGTGAAGAGAAAATCTCCCGTAGTGAAGACTACAACTCTCACAACACCGAACGGCTGGATGTGGAAGGCATGAAGCGCTTGTTGTTGAGACTCGAGTTCATGCGCGCGATCCAACGTGGCGAATACGCAACGCCGGAGGAATAG
- the wbjC gene encoding UDP-2-acetamido-2,6-beta-L-arabino-hexul-4-ose reductase, which translates to MKVLITGANGFVGKNLVAHLGERKDVDVHTFTREDSLERLGQLVGDAEFIFHLAGVNRPEDPADFTIGNTDLTRALCDAVARSGREIPLIYTSSIQAESSNPYGESKKAAEQSLIDLASSTGSPVHVFRLPNVFGKWARPNYNSAVATFCHNISRGLPIKVNDPDAPLRLVYIDDVVDCFVSLMDGKVDGQPFMDVDPVYATTVGALARQIQAFRDSRQTLTTDAVGTGLTRALYSTYLSYLPPESFSYTLPKHGDERGVFVEMLKTKDSGQFSFFTAHPGITRGGHYHHSKTEKFLVIKGQACYRFRHIVTGEFYELFASGDEPVVVETVPGWTHDITNVGSDEMLVMLWANEIFDRERPDTYARPVGTEA; encoded by the coding sequence ATGAAAGTGCTGATCACCGGAGCGAACGGCTTCGTAGGCAAAAATCTTGTTGCCCACCTGGGGGAGCGCAAGGATGTCGACGTTCACACGTTTACCCGCGAAGACTCATTGGAGCGCCTCGGCCAACTGGTCGGGGATGCGGAGTTCATTTTCCACCTGGCGGGGGTGAATAGACCGGAAGACCCAGCGGATTTCACCATAGGCAACACGGATCTCACCCGGGCGCTCTGTGATGCGGTCGCCAGGAGCGGACGCGAGATCCCGTTGATATACACCTCGTCCATTCAGGCCGAAAGTTCCAACCCCTACGGCGAGAGTAAGAAGGCAGCGGAGCAGTCGCTGATCGACCTTGCATCGTCGACCGGTTCTCCGGTACACGTTTTCAGGCTGCCGAATGTGTTTGGCAAGTGGGCCCGGCCCAATTACAACTCGGCTGTCGCGACCTTCTGTCATAACATTTCACGTGGTCTGCCCATCAAGGTGAACGACCCTGACGCCCCGCTTCGACTGGTTTACATCGATGACGTGGTGGATTGTTTCGTTTCTCTTATGGACGGTAAGGTCGACGGCCAGCCGTTCATGGACGTCGACCCGGTGTATGCCACCACAGTCGGAGCTCTGGCTAGACAGATTCAGGCATTTCGAGACAGCCGCCAGACGCTCACGACGGATGCCGTCGGTACTGGTCTGACGCGCGCGCTTTATTCCACCTATCTGAGCTATCTGCCGCCCGAGAGCTTCAGCTATACGCTCCCCAAGCACGGGGACGAACGCGGCGTATTCGTCGAAATGCTCAAGACGAAGGACTCGGGGCAGTTCTCTTTTTTCACCGCGCATCCGGGTATCACCCGCGGTGGCCATTATCATCACTCGAAAACCGAAAAGTTCCTGGTTATCAAGGGTCAGGCTTGTTATCGGTTCCGACACATCGTCACGGGTGAATTTTACGAGCTGTTCGCATCGGGTGATGAGCCAGTAGTCGTTGAAACCGTACCCGGCTGGACCCATGACATTACCAATGTCGGAAGTGACGAAATGCTGGTGATGCTCTGGGCGAACGAGATTTTCGACCGGGAGCGGCCGGATACCTACGCCAGGCCGGTGGGCACTGAAGCTTGA
- the wecB gene encoding non-hydrolyzing UDP-N-acetylglucosamine 2-epimerase has translation MKKLKVVTVVGTRPEIIRLSRVMAKLDEHCEHILVHTGQNYDYELNEIFFQDLEIRKPDHFLNAAGASGAETIGNVIIAVDKVLAQVQPDALLVLGDTNSCMAVIPAKRRKIPTFHMEAGNRCFDMRVPEEINRRIVDHTADINLTYSTIARDYLLREGLSPDMVIKTGSPMYEVLNHYRSGIENSDILQRLGLEAGKFFVVSAHREENIDSDANFSGLVDVLNTVAEQYGFPVIVSTHPRTQKRVDALGVDFHPNVQLLKPLGFKDYNKLQLAAKAVLSDSGTINEESSILNFPALNIREAHERPEGMEEAAAMMVGLNKERVLQGLAILEGQQRGEQRTLRLVGDYSMPNVAEKVVRIVHSYRDYVMQNVWKRF, from the coding sequence ATGAAGAAACTTAAGGTCGTGACGGTGGTGGGCACCCGTCCGGAAATCATTCGGCTTTCTCGGGTCATGGCAAAGCTGGACGAACATTGCGAACATATCCTGGTTCACACTGGCCAAAACTACGATTACGAACTCAATGAGATATTTTTTCAGGACTTGGAAATAAGAAAGCCTGATCATTTTCTCAACGCGGCCGGAGCCAGCGGAGCGGAGACAATCGGCAATGTCATCATCGCTGTGGACAAGGTCCTGGCTCAGGTTCAGCCAGACGCTTTGCTGGTGCTGGGCGATACTAACAGCTGCATGGCGGTCATTCCTGCCAAGCGCCGGAAAATCCCGACTTTTCATATGGAGGCGGGTAACCGCTGTTTCGATATGCGGGTTCCGGAGGAGATCAACCGCCGCATCGTCGACCATACTGCAGACATCAACTTGACCTATAGCACCATCGCGCGGGACTACCTGCTGCGCGAGGGGCTGTCACCGGATATGGTCATCAAGACCGGCAGCCCGATGTACGAGGTGCTCAACCATTACCGATCCGGCATCGAGAATTCGGACATACTCCAACGCCTGGGACTGGAAGCTGGCAAGTTCTTCGTCGTGAGCGCTCACCGGGAAGAGAACATCGATTCGGATGCCAACTTCTCCGGCTTGGTCGATGTGCTGAATACCGTCGCGGAGCAGTACGGGTTTCCGGTCATCGTATCGACGCACCCGCGAACCCAAAAACGCGTCGATGCACTCGGAGTCGATTTTCATCCCAATGTCCAGCTCCTCAAGCCGCTGGGCTTCAAGGACTACAATAAGCTGCAGCTTGCGGCTAAAGCTGTGTTGTCCGACAGCGGCACGATCAATGAAGAGTCATCCATCCTCAATTTCCCGGCTTTGAATATCCGTGAAGCGCATGAGCGGCCTGAAGGCATGGAAGAGGCTGCTGCGATGATGGTGGGACTGAACAAGGAGCGTGTCTTGCAGGGGCTCGCGATATTGGAGGGCCAGCAGCGCGGTGAACAGCGAACGCTTCGGTTGGTTGGCGATTACAGCATGCCGAACGTGGCAGAGAAGGTCGTGCGCATCGTCCACAGTTATCGTGATTATGTGATGCAGAACGTCTGGAAGCGCTTCTGA
- a CDS encoding glycosyltransferase produces the protein MGRKRTDLAIVNRSFWPDSQVIGEGLLQFAETAARDHTVCVLTQTSGNLEQTLADAGRGANVQIRACRSYTTSGSGLAKRIAEAIFFMAWTFFSLVRVKPATVYVSTNPPVVVPFVVAVYCRLFRAAYVYHLQDIHPEAANIVVPLNRLVFKVLQALDNFTIRNAAAAVTLSEDMRTYINARASGDIPIHLLDNPSFDRVPAQTGLPEGDVVFCGNAGRLQRIPLVVAAIRAYLKAGGGLRFTFAGGGVHAQDIEALASEYEQVQYKGVISAVEAAELVAGHRWALLPIDDEVTRYAFPSKSSGYALSGAGVLAICGEGTSVARWVRDLNLGVVCEPEHDALIACFSSLEGASAPITVPDELRERLQISHFAQRLTDITLAGGA, from the coding sequence GTGGGACGCAAACGTACCGACCTCGCAATCGTGAACCGTAGCTTCTGGCCTGACAGCCAGGTGATTGGCGAAGGTTTGCTTCAGTTCGCTGAAACTGCTGCCCGAGACCACACTGTCTGCGTTCTGACGCAGACGAGTGGTAACCTGGAGCAAACCTTGGCTGACGCTGGCCGGGGAGCGAATGTCCAGATACGTGCCTGTCGATCCTACACGACTTCCGGCAGCGGCTTGGCCAAGCGTATCGCGGAGGCCATTTTCTTCATGGCGTGGACGTTTTTCAGCCTGGTCCGCGTGAAGCCTGCGACGGTTTATGTCTCGACCAACCCGCCGGTAGTCGTACCCTTCGTGGTGGCGGTCTACTGTCGATTGTTCCGGGCTGCCTATGTTTACCACCTGCAGGACATTCATCCCGAGGCCGCAAACATTGTGGTACCGCTGAATCGGCTGGTCTTCAAGGTACTGCAAGCGTTGGATAACTTCACCATCCGGAATGCGGCGGCGGCGGTGACCCTGTCCGAAGACATGAGAACCTACATCAACGCTCGCGCTTCAGGTGACATACCAATACACCTGCTCGATAATCCCTCTTTCGACAGGGTGCCAGCGCAAACGGGTTTGCCTGAGGGGGATGTCGTGTTCTGCGGCAATGCTGGCCGGTTGCAGCGGATCCCGTTGGTGGTGGCGGCGATACGCGCCTATTTGAAGGCAGGCGGTGGCCTACGGTTCACCTTTGCCGGCGGCGGAGTACACGCTCAGGATATCGAAGCATTGGCGTCGGAATATGAGCAGGTGCAATACAAAGGGGTGATCTCCGCGGTCGAGGCGGCCGAGCTGGTGGCTGGACATCGATGGGCGTTGCTGCCCATCGATGACGAGGTTACGCGTTACGCTTTCCCCAGCAAGTCCTCCGGTTATGCGCTCTCCGGCGCGGGCGTACTGGCCATATGCGGTGAAGGGACGAGCGTCGCGCGCTGGGTGCGAGATCTGAATCTGGGTGTCGTTTGCGAACCAGAGCACGATGCGCTGATAGCTTGTTTTTCGTCTCTGGAGGGTGCGTCTGCGCCGATCACGGTGCCTGACGAACTTAGGGAGCGGCTGCAAATCTCGCATTTCGCACAACGTCTTACAGATATCACGCTTGCCGGCGGCGCATAA